From the genome of Miscanthus floridulus cultivar M001 chromosome 10, ASM1932011v1, whole genome shotgun sequence, one region includes:
- the LOC136488416 gene encoding uncharacterized mitochondrial protein AtMg00310-like has product MDKSSIHFAKGCGQGVREEIMDILDVHNMALSEKYLGMLTDVGVSTNGAFKYLKDGVWKKIQGWMEQTLSTGGKEVLIKSVAQAVPTYSMACFRLPRGLCQHIDGLLRKFWWGSKEGKRKTCWVAWEEMTKPKYLGGIGFRETELFNLALLTRQAWRLLTEPDSLSARVLKAVYFPERGFFGSRT; this is encoded by the coding sequence ATGGATAAGTCGTCAATACATTTCGCAAAAGGGTGCGGGCAGGGTGTACGTGAGGAGATCATGGATATATTGGATGTTCATAACATGGCGTTAAGTGAGAAATATTTAGGCATGCTCACGGATGTTGGGGTATCAACCAATGGAGCATTCAAGTATTTAAAGGACGGTGTCTGGAAAAAGATCCAGGGATGGATGGAGCAAACACTATCTACAGGAGGGAAGGAGGTGTTGATCAAATCTGTTGCGCAGGCAGTTCCAACATACTCCATGGCTTGTTTCAGGCTCCCGCGAGGTCTATGCCAGCATATTGATGGGCTTCTTAGAAAATTTTGGTGGGGTAGCAAGGAAGGCAAAAGAAAAACATGCTGGGTGGCCTGGGAGGAGATGACGAAGCCGAAGTACCTTGGCGGGATTGGCTTCCGTGAGACAGAGCTCTTCAATTTAGCGTTGTTGACGCGCCAAGCTTGGCGGCTTCTAACTGAACCAGATTCATTGAGCGCTCGAGTCTTGAAGGCCGTTTACTTCCCGGAGAGAGGTTTTTTTGGAAGCAGAACTTAG